From Micromonospora rhizosphaerae, the proteins below share one genomic window:
- a CDS encoding M14 family zinc carboxypeptidase, translating into MADRRTTAIFSVLLAATLAAATVPAPAQGEPAASQQAEPNQVQGLTVAQSDGYATLAWTPVDGATDYQIERTPVAADGSATGPSVITGVWRPNRQVNNSSPTFADAGFNPGARFQWRVRARLGTTAQPYSEPVSGTTSAPWGDPDVPGENLRTQWETTLAAQYTSDVDEYAYTAAIDELSDRVRVVEIGRTVLGRPINMFVIGHPAPPATPEAVAATSPLLINCNVHGNEPGDREACLILARKLAFSTDARTLDLLSHTTVLIVPTINGDGRAANTRGNSTGQDLNRDYSLIRQPETFALVNMLRQYRPVAGYDGHEFGNSNAGDLPMLPPRHQNVAQSIFDESQRMIEGHMYEQGAKAGWWPCPYGCTGGGNVGLSEETILRNTLGLKNVVNSLLELRSAGGATRPDEGNTANNRRRKAYSALWTFNQFLDYHHANLKEISEARAEAITFQVSNTGRIVFRGSRPIEAYPAPHPGESPPPLDAPGDERILNDPPCAYKLTEEQYTGARTDGPANLRTTVAERLAAHGWKVVKVSDGYVVPLAQPERGLIPLLLDGQAVEGLVDAERVYPTVTGQHDGALVVSGVTCLREAFVSGPVRVRPGGTLIATGSSLGGPVEATDAAGVFLTDSTVEGPVRIEGTSGPVVVVDATVAGPVDVSDTGGDEPLVAANTVAGPLRCDGNSSAPVNLGLSNSVQGPKTGQCASL; encoded by the coding sequence ATGGCAGACAGACGGACAACGGCCATCTTCTCGGTCCTGCTCGCGGCCACGCTCGCGGCGGCCACGGTGCCCGCGCCGGCGCAGGGCGAACCGGCCGCGTCGCAGCAGGCGGAGCCGAATCAGGTTCAGGGCCTCACGGTCGCGCAGAGCGACGGCTACGCCACGCTCGCCTGGACCCCGGTCGACGGCGCCACCGACTACCAGATCGAACGCACCCCGGTCGCCGCGGACGGCTCGGCCACCGGCCCGTCCGTGATCACCGGCGTCTGGCGCCCGAACCGCCAGGTCAACAACTCCTCGCCGACCTTCGCCGATGCCGGGTTCAACCCCGGGGCCCGGTTCCAGTGGCGGGTGCGCGCCCGCCTCGGGACCACCGCGCAGCCGTACTCGGAGCCGGTGAGCGGCACCACCTCAGCGCCGTGGGGCGACCCGGACGTGCCGGGCGAGAACCTGCGCACCCAGTGGGAGACCACGCTGGCCGCGCAGTACACCAGCGACGTCGACGAGTACGCCTACACCGCGGCCATCGACGAGCTGAGCGATCGCGTTCGAGTGGTGGAGATCGGCCGGACCGTGCTGGGCCGGCCGATCAACATGTTCGTCATCGGCCATCCCGCGCCGCCGGCCACCCCCGAGGCGGTGGCCGCAACGTCGCCGTTGCTGATCAACTGCAACGTGCACGGCAACGAGCCCGGCGACCGGGAGGCCTGCCTGATCCTGGCCCGGAAGCTGGCCTTCAGCACCGACGCCAGGACGCTCGACCTGCTGTCGCACACCACCGTGCTGATCGTGCCCACCATCAACGGCGACGGCCGGGCGGCCAACACCCGGGGCAACTCCACCGGCCAGGACCTGAACCGCGACTACTCGCTGATCCGTCAGCCCGAGACGTTCGCGCTGGTGAACATGCTGCGCCAGTACCGCCCGGTGGCCGGCTACGACGGGCACGAGTTCGGTAACTCCAACGCCGGGGACCTGCCGATGTTGCCGCCCCGGCACCAGAACGTCGCCCAGTCGATCTTCGACGAGTCGCAGCGGATGATCGAAGGCCACATGTACGAGCAGGGCGCCAAGGCGGGCTGGTGGCCGTGCCCCTACGGCTGTACCGGTGGCGGGAACGTCGGCCTGAGCGAGGAGACGATCCTCCGTAACACGCTGGGCCTCAAGAACGTCGTCAACTCGCTGCTGGAGCTGCGCAGCGCCGGTGGCGCCACCCGGCCGGACGAGGGCAACACGGCGAACAACCGGCGGCGCAAGGCGTACTCCGCACTGTGGACCTTCAACCAGTTCCTCGACTACCACCACGCGAATCTGAAGGAGATCAGCGAGGCGAGGGCGGAGGCGATCACCTTCCAGGTCTCGAACACCGGCCGCATCGTCTTCCGCGGGTCCCGACCGATCGAGGCGTACCCGGCGCCGCACCCGGGCGAGAGCCCGCCGCCGCTCGACGCCCCGGGCGACGAGCGGATCCTCAACGACCCGCCGTGCGCGTACAAACTAACCGAGGAGCAGTACACCGGGGCACGCACCGACGGTCCCGCCAACCTGCGCACCACCGTGGCCGAGCGCCTCGCCGCCCACGGCTGGAAGGTCGTCAAGGTCTCCGACGGGTACGTCGTTCCGCTGGCTCAGCCCGAGCGGGGGCTGATCCCCCTGCTGCTCGACGGGCAGGCGGTCGAGGGACTGGTCGACGCCGAGCGGGTGTACCCGACCGTGACCGGCCAGCACGACGGCGCACTGGTGGTGTCCGGTGTGACGTGTCTGCGGGAGGCGTTTGTGTCGGGCCCGGTACGGGTCCGGCCGGGTGGCACCCTGATCGCGACCGGCTCGTCGCTGGGCGGCCCGGTGGAGGCCACCGACGCCGCGGGTGTCTTCCTGACCGACAGCACGGTCGAGGGGCCGGTACGGATCGAGGGAACCAGCGGTCCCGTGGTCGTCGTCGACGCCACGGTCGCCGGCCCGGTCGACGTGTCGGACACCGGCGGTGACGAGCCCCTGGTGGCCGCCAACACCGTGGCGGGCCCGCTGCGCTGTGACGGCAACAGTTCCGCACCGGTCAACCTCGGACTGTCCAACTCGGTGCAGGGCCCGAAGACCGGCCAGTGCGCGAGCCTGTGA
- a CDS encoding fasciclin domain-containing protein, which translates to MSAVAGCSGTGADARPRAADAAATAPVSAGVSGPLCDLLPSGTDPGNPDSLAGEPADEALQWLPVLTTFEAAVRASGLAADLRDTSGMTILAPTDDAFAAKFSEENLDELLLVRKDELRYLLREHLVAGSLSLSDLVAAGGVTTLGGTRVTVSGQGAAARLAGRADTVCADYRATHARIHIINQVLGDLPTTAGEGGDRAH; encoded by the coding sequence GTGAGTGCCGTCGCCGGCTGCTCCGGCACCGGTGCCGACGCCCGGCCGCGGGCGGCCGACGCCGCCGCCACCGCACCGGTCTCGGCCGGCGTGAGCGGACCCCTGTGCGACCTTCTTCCCTCCGGCACCGACCCGGGCAACCCGGACTCGCTCGCCGGCGAACCCGCCGACGAGGCCCTGCAGTGGCTGCCCGTGCTCACCACCTTCGAGGCAGCGGTGCGGGCATCCGGGCTGGCCGCCGACCTGCGCGACACGTCCGGGATGACCATCCTCGCCCCGACGGACGACGCGTTCGCGGCCAAGTTCTCGGAGGAGAACCTGGACGAGCTGCTCCTGGTCCGCAAGGACGAGCTGCGCTATCTGCTCCGGGAGCACCTTGTCGCCGGGTCGCTCTCGTTGTCGGACCTGGTGGCCGCCGGTGGTGTCACCACCCTCGGCGGCACCAGGGTCACGGTCAGCGGGCAGGGCGCGGCGGCACGCCTCGCCGGCCGGGCGGACACCGTGTGCGCCGACTACCGGGCGACCCACGCCCGGATCCACATCATCAACCAGGTCCTCGGCGACCTGCCCACGACCGCGGGCGAGGGCGGGGACCGGGCGCACTGA
- a CDS encoding response regulator transcription factor, whose product MRVLLVEDDLRVASVLSSALRRRGHAVVWATTAAEAVEAGPVDLVLLDLNLPDQDGLAVCRQIRRQDEDVGIIAVTARSEEWDRVAGLRAGADDYVVKPFSMVELQARIEAVMRRAGRAARTETMMEVGDLRIDLNARRVWVAGREVSLTRKEFDLLLALARQAGTVVPRERLLMDIWQTTWAVGHTLDVHVAALRGKLDDAGMVQTVRGVGYRLRAG is encoded by the coding sequence GTGCGGGTGCTTCTGGTGGAGGACGACCTGCGCGTCGCGTCCGTGCTCTCGTCGGCGCTGCGCCGCCGGGGCCACGCGGTCGTCTGGGCGACGACGGCGGCCGAGGCGGTCGAGGCGGGGCCGGTCGATCTCGTCCTGCTCGACCTCAACCTGCCGGACCAGGACGGCCTGGCGGTGTGCCGGCAGATCCGCCGGCAGGACGAGGACGTCGGCATCATCGCGGTGACCGCCCGGTCGGAAGAGTGGGACCGGGTGGCCGGGCTACGGGCGGGCGCCGACGACTACGTCGTGAAGCCCTTCTCGATGGTCGAGCTGCAGGCCCGGATCGAGGCGGTGATGCGCAGGGCGGGCCGGGCCGCCCGGACCGAGACCATGATGGAGGTCGGCGACCTGCGCATCGACCTGAACGCGCGGCGGGTCTGGGTGGCCGGCCGGGAGGTGAGCCTGACCCGCAAGGAGTTCGACCTGCTGCTGGCGCTGGCCCGGCAGGCGGGTACGGTCGTGCCCCGGGAACGGCTGCTGATGGACATCTGGCAGACCACCTGGGCCGTCGGGCACACGCTCGACGTCCACGTCGCGGCGCTGCGGGGCAAGCTCGACGATGCCGGCATGGTGCAGACCGTCCGCGGGGTGGGCTACCGACTGCGGGCCGGCTGA